A window of Betaproteobacteria bacterium contains these coding sequences:
- a CDS encoding anaerobic C4-dicarboxylate transporter, whose amino-acid sequence MTLTIALQFIVVLAAIWMGARYSGVGLGLWGAVGLLVLIAGFGVTPTSPPIDVMLIILAVIMAASVMDAAGGIDFLVSVAERIIRANPKYVTVVAPLTTWSFCFVAGTGHIVYPLLPVIYETAHQSGIRPERPMAVATIASQQAITASPVAAATAAMIGLFAEKGLPWGLPQILMICVPATLTGVVAAAIVSMFVGKDLKNDPEYQARLKAGEVPPPKVAGKAQLKPTAKLSAFLFLAGVALVVAFGFFPGLRTLPGAKAALPMPIVIEVVMMAVAAIMLMFTRIDVNEVPKTPTLRAGVVAVIGIFGLAWLGDSFISAHKEVIVPAIGHWAEIAPWTFAFGLFFASVLLYSQAATTRALMPLGLALGIPPQFLIAMFPSVNGYFFIPTYGSLIAAINFDLSGTTKIGKYILNHSFMIPGLIATIVAVTTGLLLARVLF is encoded by the coding sequence ATGACTCTGACAATTGCGCTGCAGTTCATCGTCGTGCTCGCGGCCATCTGGATGGGCGCGCGCTACAGCGGTGTCGGACTCGGACTGTGGGGGGCAGTGGGGTTGCTGGTGCTGATCGCCGGCTTCGGCGTCACGCCCACCTCGCCGCCGATCGACGTGATGCTGATCATCCTGGCGGTGATCATGGCTGCCTCGGTCATGGATGCCGCGGGGGGCATCGACTTCCTGGTGAGCGTGGCCGAGCGGATCATCCGCGCAAACCCGAAATACGTCACCGTCGTCGCGCCGCTCACCACCTGGAGCTTCTGCTTCGTCGCCGGCACCGGGCACATCGTGTATCCGCTGCTGCCCGTCATCTATGAGACCGCGCACCAGAGCGGCATCCGCCCCGAGCGGCCGATGGCGGTGGCGACGATCGCCTCACAGCAGGCGATCACGGCAAGTCCCGTCGCCGCGGCGACGGCGGCGATGATCGGGCTCTTCGCCGAGAAGGGCCTGCCGTGGGGTCTGCCGCAGATCCTCATGATCTGCGTGCCGGCAACGCTCACCGGCGTGGTCGCGGCGGCGATCGTTTCGATGTTCGTCGGCAAGGACCTCAAGAACGATCCGGAATACCAGGCGCGACTCAAGGCCGGCGAGGTGCCGCCACCGAAGGTTGCCGGAAAGGCGCAGCTCAAGCCGACGGCGAAACTGTCGGCGTTCCTCTTTCTCGCAGGTGTCGCGCTGGTCGTGGCATTCGGTTTCTTTCCCGGGCTGAGAACACTTCCGGGTGCCAAGGCTGCGCTCCCGATGCCGATCGTGATCGAGGTGGTGATGATGGCGGTGGCGGCGATCATGCTGATGTTCACCAGGATCGACGTGAACGAGGTGCCGAAGACGCCCACGCTGCGCGCCGGCGTGGTCGCGGTCATCGGCATCTTCGGCCTCGCCTGGCTGGGCGACAGTTTCATCTCCGCTCACAAGGAGGTGATCGTGCCAGCCATCGGGCACTGGGCGGAAATCGCGCCGTGGACGTTCGCCTTCGGTCTCTTCTTCGCCTCGGTGCTGCTCTACAGTCAGGCGGCAACCACGCGTGCGCTCATGCCGCTCGGCCTTGCCCTGGGCATTCCGCCGCAGTTCCTGATCGCGATGTTTCCGTCGGTCAACGGCTATTTCTTCATTCCGACCTATGGCTCGCTGATCGCCGCGATCAACTTCGACCTGTCGGGGACCACGAAGATCGGGAAGTACATCCTGAATCACTCGTTCATGATTCCGGGATTGATCGCGACCATCGTGGCGGTAACGACCGGACTGCTGCTCGCGCGCGTGCTGTTCTGA